DNA from Clostridiaceae bacterium:
CATATTTAGCATCTCTAACAATTATTCTGCCGCAGCTGGTTAAAACAGTTCCATTTCTTCCTATACGGGTGGGAAGAACACAATCAAACATATCTATTCCTCTTATTGCCCCTTCAATTAAATAATCGGGACTTCCAACGCCCATAAGATATCTGGGTTTATCTGCAGGTAATAATGGTACAGTACAATCCAGCATTGAGTACATCTCTTCGGCAGGTTCACCTACACTTAATCCTCCAATAGCATATCCCGGAAAATCCAGTTCCAGTAATTCCATAGCACTTTTTTCCCGTAAGTCTTTATACATACCTCCCTGTACAATGCCGAAAAGTGCCTGTTTATCAGGATACTTATGAGCATCTTTACATCTTTTTGCCCATCTGGTAGTTCTTTCAACAGATCTTTTTGTATATTCATAATCGCTGGGGTATGGAATACATTCATCAAATGCCATAATAATATCTGAACCCAGGGAGTTTTGTATCTCAATTGACTTTTCAGGCGAAATAAAATGCCTGGAACCGTCTACATGGGATTTAAAAGTAACTCCTTCTTCTTTTATGTCTCTGAGATCGCTTAAACTGAAAACCTGGAACCCTCCGCTGTCAGTAAGTATGGGTCTGTCCCAATTCATAAATTTGTGAAGTCCGCCTGCTTCTTCAATCAATTTATGCCCTGGCCTAATATATAAATGATATGTATTGCTCAGAATTATCTGAGCATCCATTTCTTTTAATTCATCAGGTGACATACCCTTTACCGTAGCCTGTGTACCTACAGGCATAAAAGCAGGAGTATCAATAATTCCTCTGGGAGTATGGATTCTTCCTAATCTTGCTCCTGTTTGTTTACATGTTTTAATTAATTCATATCTTATCACAGACATCAATACAGTTCCCCATTCTCCTTGCTAATAAAAAATATAAATAAATACTAAAATAAATACTATTAATAAAGAATCATATTTAGTAAATATACATGGCATCCCCGAAACTAAAAAACCTGTATTTTTCCTCTATGGCCTTTTCATATGCCTTAAAAATCAGGTCCTTTCCTGCAAATGCGCTTACAAGCATTATTAGTGTAGATTCTGGCAAATGAAAATTGGTAATTAGTGCATCAACAACCTTAAATTTATAACCCGGATAAATGAATATATCTGTCCATCCTGCTGCCGATTTTACCATACCATCATCACAGCCGACAGTTTCAAGTACCCTGCAGCTGGTGGTGCCTACAGCAATTACTTTATTTCCACTTTTTTTGGCAGTATTTATTTTATTACACGCGTCATCTGTTATTTCATAATATTCAGAATGCATCTTATGTTTTTGTACTTCCTCTTCTTTAACCGGCCGGAAGGTCCCTAACCCTACATGCAAAGTAAGGTAAGTAATCTGAACGCCTTTTTCACGTATTTTCTCCAAAAGATCATTAGTAAAATGAAGTCCTGCAGTAGGGGCAGCGGCAGAACCCTTATGCCTGGAATATACCGTTTGGTATCTTTCACTATCATCAAGTTTTTTTGTTATGTAAGGAGGCAACGGTATTATGCCAACCCTGTCAAGCACCTCCTCAAAAACGCCGTCATATTCAAATCTGACAATCCTGTTTCCTTCTTCTATCACATCAACAATCTCGGCTTTCAGAAGCCCATCTCCAAAAACAAACCTTGTTCCTGTTTTTGCCCTTTTCCCAGGTTTTAGAATTACTTCCCACAAAGATTCTTCTATCTTCTTTAATAAAACAAACTCAATTTTCCCGCCTGTATCTTCCCGTTTCCCAAGCAGTCTTGCAGGGATTACCCTTGTATCATTTAGTACCAGGCAATCTCCAGGATTAATATAGTCTATTATATCTTCAAATATTTGATTTCTAATCTCTCCGGTACTTTTATTCAGTATCATTAATCTGGATTTGCTCCTTGGCTCAACAGGCTCCTGGGCAATTAATTCAGGAGGCAGATAATAATAAAATTCCTTTACTTTCATCCAATACGCTCCGTTTCTAAAAAAGCAGCATTAAACACAGTTTTTCCACGACAAAAAAAATAATACACTATTATGGGAAATTATACAACATGTTTTATGACAAAGGCTGATTTATATATCCATATCATATGAAAAATGCTCCCATGAAGGAAAAGGAGCATT
Protein-coding regions in this window:
- the tgt gene encoding tRNA guanosine(34) transglycosylase Tgt translates to MSVIRYELIKTCKQTGARLGRIHTPRGIIDTPAFMPVGTQATVKGMSPDELKEMDAQIILSNTYHLYIRPGHKLIEEAGGLHKFMNWDRPILTDSGGFQVFSLSDLRDIKEEGVTFKSHVDGSRHFISPEKSIEIQNSLGSDIIMAFDECIPYPSDYEYTKRSVERTTRWAKRCKDAHKYPDKQALFGIVQGGMYKDLREKSAMELLELDFPGYAIGGLSVGEPAEEMYSMLDCTVPLLPADKPRYLMGVGSPDYLIEGAIRGIDMFDCVLPTRIGRNGTVLTSCGRIIVRDAKYARDFTSLDPECSCYVCRNFTRAYIRHLLKAKEILGLRLTTWHNINFLLDLMKKIRQAIIEDRLGDFRNEFFNKFGYKC
- the queA gene encoding tRNA preQ1(34) S-adenosylmethionine ribosyltransferase-isomerase QueA, translating into MKVKEFYYYLPPELIAQEPVEPRSKSRLMILNKSTGEIRNQIFEDIIDYINPGDCLVLNDTRVIPARLLGKREDTGGKIEFVLLKKIEESLWEVILKPGKRAKTGTRFVFGDGLLKAEIVDVIEEGNRIVRFEYDGVFEEVLDRVGIIPLPPYITKKLDDSERYQTVYSRHKGSAAAPTAGLHFTNDLLEKIREKGVQITYLTLHVGLGTFRPVKEEEVQKHKMHSEYYEITDDACNKINTAKKSGNKVIAVGTTSCRVLETVGCDDGMVKSAAGWTDIFIYPGYKFKVVDALITNFHLPESTLIMLVSAFAGKDLIFKAYEKAIEEKYRFFSFGDAMYIY